From Triticum urartu cultivar G1812 chromosome 2, Tu2.1, whole genome shotgun sequence, a single genomic window includes:
- the LOC125535358 gene encoding ribulose bisphosphate carboxylase small subunit, chloroplastic 1-like — protein MGSSTVAGILLSSDNTNTMAPAVMASSASTVAPFQGLKSTAGLPVSRRSSGSLGSVSNGGRIRCMQVWPIEGIKKFETLSYLPPLSTEALLKQVDYLIRSKWVPCLEFSKVGFVFREHNSSPGYYDGRYWTMWKLPMFGCTDATQVLNEVEEVKKEYPDAYVRVIGFDNLRQVQCVSFIAFRPPGCEESGKA, from the exons ATGGGGTCCTCAACTGTAGCCGGCATCCTCCTCTCCTCCGATAATACAAATACCATGGCCCCCGCCGTGATGGCTTCGTCGGCTAGCACCGTCGCACCCTTCCAGGGGCTCAAGTCCACAGCCGGCCTGCCCGTCAGCCGCCGCTCCAGCGGCAGCCTCGGCAGCGTCAGCAATGGCGGAAGGATCAGGTGCATGCAG GTGTGGCCAATTGAGGGCATCAAGAAGTTCGAGACCCTGTCTTACTTGCCACCCCTCTCCACGGAAGCCCTCCTGAAGCAGGTCGACTACCTGATCCGCTCCAAGTGGGTGCCCTGCCTCGAGTTCAGCAAGGTTGGCTTCGTCTTCCGTGAGCACAACAGCTCCCCCGGGTACTACGACGGTCGATACTGGACAATGTGGAAGCTGCCTATGTTCGGGTGCACCGACGCCACACaggtgctcaacgaggtggagGAGGTCAAGAAGGAGTACCCTGACGCCTATGTCCGCGTCATCGGCTTCGACAACCTGCGCCAGGTGCAGTGCGTCAGCTTCATCGCCTTCAGGCCACCGGGTTGCGAGGAGTCCGGCAAGGCTTAA
- the LOC125535361 gene encoding ribulose bisphosphate carboxylase small subunit, chloroplastic 2-like, translated as MAPAVMASSATTVAPFQGLKSTTGLPISRRSGSAGLSNVSNGGRIRCMQVWPIEGIKKFETLSYLPPLSTEALLKQVDYLIRSKWVPCLEFSKVGFVFREHNSSPGYYDGRYWTMWKLPMFGCTDATQVLNEVEEVKKEYPDAYVRVIGFDNMRQVQCVSFIAFRPPGCEESGKA; from the exons ATGGCCCCAGCCGTGATGGCTTCTTCCGCCACCACCGTCGCGCCCTTCCAGGGGCTTAAGTCGACCACTGGCCTTCCCATCAGCCGCCGCTCCGGCAGCGCCGGCCTCAGCAACGTCAGCAATGGCGGAAGGATCAGATGCATGCAG GTGTGGCCGATTGAGGGCATCAAGAAGTTCGAGACCCTGTCTTACTTGCCACCCCTCTCCACGGAGGCCCTCCTTAAGCAGGTCGACTACCTGATCCGCTCCAAGTGGGTGCCCTGCCTTGAGTTCAGCAAGGTTGGCTTCGTCTTCCGTGAGCACAACAGCTCCCCAGGATACTACGACGGTCGATACTGGACAATGTGGAAGCTTCCTATGTTCGGGTGCACTGACGCCACGCaggtgctcaacgaggtggagGAGGTCAAGAAGGAGTACCCTGACGCCTATGTCCGCGTCATTGGCTTCGACAACATGCGCCAGGTGCAGTGCGTCAGCTTCATTGCCTTCAGGCCACCAGGCTGCGAGGAATCCGGCAAGGCCTAA
- the LOC125535360 gene encoding ribulose bisphosphate carboxylase small subunit, chloroplastic 2-like, whose product MAPAVMASSATTVAPFQGLKSTAGLPVNRRSCSAGLSSVSNGGRIRCMQVWPIEGIKKFETLSYLPPLSTEALLKQVDYLIRSKWVPCLEFSKVGFVFREHNSSPGYYDGRYWTMWKLPMFGCTDATQVLNEVEEVKKEYPDAYVRVIGFDNMRQVQCVSFIAFRPPGCEESGKA is encoded by the exons ATGGCCCCCGCCGTGATGGCTTCTTCCGCCACCACCGTCGCGCCCTTCCAGGGGCTCAAGTCGACCGCCGGCCTCCCCGTCAACCGCCGCTCCTGCAGCGCCGGCCTCAGCAGCGTCAGCAATGGCGGAAGGATCAGATGCATGCAG GTGTGGCCAATTGAGGGCATCAAGAAGTTCGAGACCCTGTCTTACTTACCACCCCTCTCCACGGAGGCCCTCCTGAAGCAGGTCGACTACTTGATCCGCTCCAAGTGGGTGCCCTGCCTCGAGTTTAGCAAGGTTGGCTTCGTCTTCCGTGAGCACAACAGCTCCCCCGGGTATTATGACGGTCGATACTGGACAATGTGGAAGCTGCCTATGTTCGGGTGCACCGACGCCACACaggtgctcaacgaggtggagGAGGTTAAGAAGGAGTACCCTGATGCGTATGTCCGTGTCATCGGCTTCGACAACATGCGCCAGGTGCAATGCGTCAGCTTCATTGCCTTCAGGCCACCAGGCTGCGAGGAATCCGGCAAGGCCTAA